One window from the genome of Sardina pilchardus chromosome 12, fSarPil1.1, whole genome shotgun sequence encodes:
- the unc93a gene encoding protein unc-93 homolog A isoform X2 translates to MISRNTKNVLVVSFGFLSLFTAYGGLQSLQSSLNAEEGMGVISLSVVYASIIVSSMFLPHILIKNLGCKWTIVCSMCCYITYSIGNFYPGWATLIPTSAILGLGGSPLWSAKCTYLTISGNRQAAQEKTKNEDVINMYFGIFFFIFQSSAVWGNLMSSLIFGQGTSQGDIPEENLKYCGAALCEEDFIQGGNATRPPQHLVNTLLGCYIGVGVLAVILVAVFLDNIDRDNAREFRGNRTPFCGTFLATFKLLKDKRLIMLIPLTMYSGFEQSFLSGEYTKNYVTCALGIHFVGYAMICFGATNSLSSFMFGRLAKYTGRIPLFCLAATINLGCIIALLLWRPHPDQLPVFFVFPALWGVADAVWQTQTNGLYAVLFADHKEAAFGNFRLWEALAFSVSFGLSSFISARSKLYLVLGDLLLSVAGIVGVEITERKRKTKMVACSQPMGEEVL, encoded by the exons ATGATCAGTCGGAACACCAAAAATGTCCTTGTTGTGTCCTTTGGATTTCTGTCCCTCTTCACCGCCTATGGAGGACTGCAAAGTTTACAG AGCAGTCTGAATGCGGAGGAGGGCATGGGAGTGATATCACTGAGTGTGGTCTACGCCTCCATCATCGTGTCCTCCATGTTCCTACCTCACATCCTCATCAAAAACCTGGGCTGTAAATGGACGATCGTATGCTCCATGTGTTGCTATATCACCTACTCTATCGGGAACTTCTACCCTGGCTG GGCCACTCTCATCCCCACCTCGGCCATCCTCGGTCTGGGAGGCTCTCCTTTGTGGTCAGCCAAGTGCACATATCTGACCATCAGTGGCAACCGGCAAGCTGCGCAAGAGAAAACGAAGAATGAGGATGTCATCAACATGTACTTTggcatcttcttcttcatatttCAGTCTTCTGCTGTGTGGGGTAACCTCATGTCCTCCCTAATCTTTGGCCAAGGCACATCCCAAG gCGATATTCCAGAGGAGAACCTCAAATACTGTGGTGCAGCACTATGTGAGGAAGACTTTATCCAGGGAGGAAATGCAACGCGACCTCCACAACACCTCGTCAACACACTGCTTGGATGCTACATTG GTGTAGGGGTGTTGGCTGTGATTCTGGTGGCAGTGTTCCTGGACAACATCGACAGGGACAATGCAAGGGAATTCAGGGGCAACAGGACACCATTTTGCGGGACCTTCTTGGCCACATTCAAGCTTCTGAAAGACAAGAGGCTGATCATGCTTATACCCTTGACTATGTACAGTGGCTTTGAGCAAAGCTTCCTGTCTGGTGAATACACTAAG AACTATGTAACCTGTGCGCTGGGAATACATTTTGTTGGATATGCGATGATTTGCTTTGGTGCTACAAATTCACTGAGTTCTTTTATGTTTGGGAGGCTAGCAAAATATACAGGAAGAATTCCACTGTTTTGCTTGG CTGCTACCATAAATCTGGGCTGCATTATCGCTCTTCTGCTCTGGAGGCCACATCCAGATCAGCTTCCTGTGTTCTTCGTGTTTCCTGCTCTGTGGGGTGTGGCGGATGCCGTATGGCAAACCCAAACCAATG GACTTTATGCCGTTCTCTTTGCGGACCACAAGGAGGCAGCATTTGGCAACTTCCGCCTGTGGGAGGCACTGGCCTTCTCAGTGTCCTTTGGTTTGAGCAGCTTCATCAGTGCGAGGTCCAAACTGTACCTGGTCCTGGGAGACCTCCTGCTCTCAGTTGCAGGCATTGTCGGTGTTGAAAttacagaaagaaaaaggaaaactaAAATGGTGGCCTGCAGTCAACCCATGGGAGAGGAAGTCTTGTAG
- the unc93a gene encoding protein unc-93 homolog A isoform X1, giving the protein MISRNTKNVLVVSFGFLSLFTAYGGLQSLQSSLNAEEGMGVISLSVVYASIIVSSMFLPHILIKNLGCKWTIVCSMCCYITYSIGNFYPGWATLIPTSAILGLGGSPLWSAKCTYLTISGNRQAAQEKTKNEDVINMYFGIFFFIFQSSAVWGNLMSSLIFGQGTSQGDIPEENLKYCGAALCEEDFIQGGNATRPPQHLVNTLLGCYIGVGVLAVILVAVFLDNIDRDNAREFRGNRTPFCGTFLATFKLLKDKRLIMLIPLTMYSGFEQSFLSGEYTKNYVTCALGIHFVGYAMICFGATNSLSSFMFGRLAKYTGRIPLFCLAATINLGCIIALLLWRPHPDQLPVFFVFPALWGVADAVWQTQTNALYGVLFPDHKEAAFANYRMWESLGFVIAFAYSTFICLSIKLYILLAVLILTMITYLMVEYHHHRNPMSSNNFNLDTQSESGATEKEKDGYKEAYIVKQTEM; this is encoded by the exons ATGATCAGTCGGAACACCAAAAATGTCCTTGTTGTGTCCTTTGGATTTCTGTCCCTCTTCACCGCCTATGGAGGACTGCAAAGTTTACAG AGCAGTCTGAATGCGGAGGAGGGCATGGGAGTGATATCACTGAGTGTGGTCTACGCCTCCATCATCGTGTCCTCCATGTTCCTACCTCACATCCTCATCAAAAACCTGGGCTGTAAATGGACGATCGTATGCTCCATGTGTTGCTATATCACCTACTCTATCGGGAACTTCTACCCTGGCTG GGCCACTCTCATCCCCACCTCGGCCATCCTCGGTCTGGGAGGCTCTCCTTTGTGGTCAGCCAAGTGCACATATCTGACCATCAGTGGCAACCGGCAAGCTGCGCAAGAGAAAACGAAGAATGAGGATGTCATCAACATGTACTTTggcatcttcttcttcatatttCAGTCTTCTGCTGTGTGGGGTAACCTCATGTCCTCCCTAATCTTTGGCCAAGGCACATCCCAAG gCGATATTCCAGAGGAGAACCTCAAATACTGTGGTGCAGCACTATGTGAGGAAGACTTTATCCAGGGAGGAAATGCAACGCGACCTCCACAACACCTCGTCAACACACTGCTTGGATGCTACATTG GTGTAGGGGTGTTGGCTGTGATTCTGGTGGCAGTGTTCCTGGACAACATCGACAGGGACAATGCAAGGGAATTCAGGGGCAACAGGACACCATTTTGCGGGACCTTCTTGGCCACATTCAAGCTTCTGAAAGACAAGAGGCTGATCATGCTTATACCCTTGACTATGTACAGTGGCTTTGAGCAAAGCTTCCTGTCTGGTGAATACACTAAG AACTATGTAACCTGTGCGCTGGGAATACATTTTGTTGGATATGCGATGATTTGCTTTGGTGCTACAAATTCACTGAGTTCTTTTATGTTTGGGAGGCTAGCAAAATATACAGGAAGAATTCCACTGTTTTGCTTGG CTGCTACCATAAATCTGGGCTGCATTATCGCTCTTCTGCTCTGGAGGCCACATCCAGATCAGCTTCCTGTGTTCTTCGTGTTTCCTGCTCTGTGGGGTGTGGCGGATGCCGTATGGCAAACCCAAACCAATG CACTCTATGGAGTTCTGTTCCCTGATCACAAGGAGGCTGCGTTTGCCAACTATCGCATGTGGGAGTCGCTGGGCTTTGTCATAGCTTTCGCATACAGCACCTTCATCTGCCTCTCTATCAAGCTCTACATTCTCCTGGCCGTGCTCATACTCACCATGATCACCTACCTTATGGTGGAGTACCACCACCATAGGAATCCAATGTCGTCGAATAACTTCAACTTAGACACCCAGTCTGAATCTGGAGCcactgagaaagagaaggacGGTTACAAAGAAGCTTACATTGTGAAACAGACTGAGATGTAA